From one Solanum stenotomum isolate F172 chromosome 12, ASM1918654v1, whole genome shotgun sequence genomic stretch:
- the LOC125849058 gene encoding senescence-associated carboxylesterase 101-like — protein MTQFFIFLFHRFSSGQELANLLVSSDLLHHSWFTISDLRNHPYLNNPILVKVYPYHSNGAIVAFVSSPTCTLPKEMVSSEDLEGSQSPFEFISTKRNPHFSVNKAAITLFASLLNELSALKEQLGNVSPLIITGVSLGGSVASLFTLWLLKDNNERPTCITFGSPLLGDSGLQQAISERPSWNSSFLHIVSNHDPIPRSLISPTNVFAGSIPQSCIYNPFGMFLLCSDSDCSCFEEPESVLDIMMEMNLNSQHQDNPFLAFDYEQVLERLKRRVIFKGASQLFSVDQLQAGIDLQLEAIGIGGQTSNMNPLRTKVKKRVEESFAKKRNAFDPGKKLNKMKESMAWLEWYKKVTLKEGGYYDSFKRSENRGRDAVKSRQEIVKHQRVLTKYWEKMVAEVENMPQREETTFRTRWLYAGTNYRRMVEPLDIAEYYMKSGNIDYVKLGRSEHYKKLEEWRKEDNPSGSGNYRRNSVSLTEDSCFWAYVEEAIINSKRLREGSLEEKENATEHLVNFGEYVMKMIWSYSVSSEIFQPQSSFRNWWQEYRQDILSCLSNLPLAIYMENREYESYA, from the exons ATGacccaatttttcatttttttgtttcacaGGTTTAGTAGTGGCCAAGAATTGGCAAATTTGTTGGTGAGCTCAGATCTACTTCATCATTCTTGGTTTACAATCTCTGACCTTAGGAATCATCCTTATTTGAATAATCCAATTTTGGTTAAAGTTTACCCATATCATTCAAATGGTGCTATTGTTGCTTTTGTATCCTCTCCTACTTGTACTCTTCCGAAAGAAATGGTCTCTTCAGAAGATCTGGAAGGTTCTCAATCTCCTTTTGAGTTCATTTCTACCAAACGCAACCCTCATTTCTCAGTTAACAAAGCAGCAATAACCCTTTTTGCTTCATTACTGAATGAGCTCTCTGCCCTCAAAGAACAG TTGGGCAATGTCAGTCCTCTAATAATCACTGGAGTGTCTTTGGGAGGTTCTGTGGCATCTCTATTCACTCTCTGGCTACTTAAGGACAATAATGAGCGTCCCACTTGCATCACTTTCGGTTCACCTCTTCTTGGTGATAGTGGCCTGCAACAAGCCATATCAGAACGTCCATCATGGAATTCAAGCTTCTTGCACATAGTCTCGAACCATGATCCAATCCCAAGATCTTTAATTTCACCTACTAATGTCTTTGCTGGTTCTATTCCTCAATCTTGTATTTACAATCCATTCGGTATGTTTCTGCTGTGCTCAGATTCAGACTGCTCCTGTTTTGAGGAACCTGAATCAGTTTTGGATATTATGATGGAAATGAACTTAAATAGCCAACACCAGGACAATCCTTTCTTGGCTTTCGACTATGAGCAGGTTTTGGAACGCCTCAAGCGTAGAGTAATCTTTAAGGGAGCTTCTCAGCTGTTTAGCGTGGATCAACTTCAAGCAGGTATTGATCTACAGCTAGAAGCAATCGGAATTGGTGGACAG ACAAGTAACATGAACCCTCTAAGGACTAAAGTGAAGAAAAGAGTGGAAGAATCTTTTGCAAAGAAGAGGAATGCCTTTGATCCTGGCAAGAAGctaaacaaaatgaaagaatCTATGGCATGGCTAGAGTGGTACAAGAAAGTAACCCTGAAAGAAGGAGGCTACTATGATAGTTTTAAACGCAGTGAGAATCGAGGCAGGGATGCTGTCAAAAGCAGACAAGAAATTGTCAAGCACCAAAGAGTCCTCACTAAGTACTGGGAAAAAATGGTTGCAGAAGTAGAGAATATGCCACAAAGAGAGGAGACAACTTTTCGTACTCGTTGGCTGTATGCAGGGACAAACTATAGAAGGATGGTCGAACCACTCGACATAGCTGAATACTATATGAAATCAGGGAACATAGACTATGTAAAACTTGGAAGATCCGAGCACTATAAAAAGTTGGAGGAATGGAGGAAAGAAGATAACCCGTCTGGAAGTGGTAACTATAGAAGGAATTCCGTTAGCCTCACTGAAGATTCTTGCTTTTGGGCGTATGTGGAGGAAGCTATTATAAATTCCAAAAGACTGAGAGAAGGCAGTCTAGAAGAGAAGGAAAATGCAACGGAGCATTTGGTTAATTTTGGGGAATATGTAATGAAAATGATATGGAGCTATTCAGTATCCTCTGAGATTTTCCAGCCTCAGAGTAGCTTCAGGAATTGGTGGCAAGAATATAGGCAAGATATTCTAAGCTGTTTGAGTAATTTGCCTTTGGCCATTTACATGGAAAATAGAGAATATGAAAGTTATGCTTAG